The Ananas comosus cultivar F153 linkage group 6, ASM154086v1, whole genome shotgun sequence genome segment GTGGCGCCTTTTTAAACCTGTCTGAGGTACAGAGAGAAGGAAGTAATTTAACAGGAGTAAATTAATCATTTCATTGGCAACCTAGATTTTTGACGGCGAGGATGGACGTGCAATATATGACAATGTTCAACGGCTATAGAGTTTAAGTGAAAAGTTCAGGGACAAAGTTCAGGGACAAAGTTCAATTATCGGAATAATACAGGAACTATCCATACAATTTACCCTTAAAGGAATGAGGCTCAAATAGTAGAAAAAGTTGCAAAGTACAAATTACCTGGAACAACACGGCTGATGCTGAGTTGAATACAACTTCATCAAAGGAAATTAAGAGCATTTTTGATGCACCACCACAACCAAGGGAGAAGTGCGGATGATTCAGCAAGTAGTTTAATTCAGGAACTTTATCTAGCAAAATGAATAAGCCATTGACATCGAACTCGACAGAGGAATTTCCATATAGTGGACCATTCACAAGAGTCACATTCAAAGCAACAAATTTATCCACATTGATTTTCTTTGGAATTTTTTGCAGTAGCTCATCGAGTTTTGATACTCCTTCAGTAATCCTTCGAGTGATTGCATTTTCCACTGCTGTTCGAATATGATTATGGAAAGCATCTACAAACCtacaaattaataaaagaagCATAGATGAATAAGAATATGCAAGGTGAGGCTTGTTGAGATGCTGGTGCAAGACAAACACAACAACAGGCGCATATGCAGCAGAACCATGCTATTTATTATATGCACTCAACCCAGTGTGCAAGCATATATGTTTTACCACCGTTAGAGTTCAGAGATGCACTTAAAAACTGTTGTCAAATATTCTTACAGGAAATAGTTAGATAACTAATTACTCAGCATTTATGTTCACAGCATAGCAAGGAGAGAATCAGCCTCGTTTATGGATACATATTCAATTATCTCTCAATGACAATAATAAGAACACAATGCATTGTGGATAACACAGTTTGGATGCCTATACACTTATAGAAGATAAGGGAACTGTTTGGATGTCTGAATTCAACATCCCATGGATAAATCAGTGTTTTACTCCTTTTCTTAGTAGAAAGATAAACGCAAAGTTCACCTGGAAATTTAACATCATCGAGTTAGACGGAACCAACCACTGAGAGAACAGGGATGTCCAATAAAAAATCTGAGAGTTTCAGTGGCAAAATTTACAATGACAGAGGAAATGGATGAGCTAAAAGTCAAGAACAGGACTACTAGAATTACTCATTCAGGTTTTTTGGGAGATAATAAATTGCCTCTTTGCTATTCCAAAAATTGGGATTCTAGAAGCTAAAGGTAGCCTTTTGGcccttttcccttctttttttctctatttctctccTCATACACAAAGACTCGAGGGTGGACACCAAAGACAACCCAAATTCTTGAAACGAAGAATTATGTAATGCCAACTAACATTAGTTTAGGTATCTTCGGCAGAAAGTAACAAGGATGCATACCCTTGATAAAACCACGATGCTCCTCCAGTCACGGTTATGTCCAAGTCCTCTATATTGCAGCCGCACTCTAAGACAGTAAGCTCCAGAACCCCATTCTGATTCGTTACGCTCATGGTAAGCTCAACTTCCATGCCTTCAACCTTACCCAGAAGCAGGATACGAATTACCCTTCGTTGAGATAAGTATACAAATAAGAACAAAAGGGAAGAAACATACAGACCCCCAACAAGTCAACAACGTCAAAATGAAACAGAACTAGCAAAAGAAGCAGTTTTACAACAAAAAAACTTACTTTTAAGTAGAACCATAATTTTAAGGGAATAAAGATAAATTCATTGCACTAGTTATTCAAATATTCATGCTGTGTGATTGCTACAACTAAAATTGTCTACTTGATTATGCAAATCCACAGTTCCATGACAACAATACAAGTAAAATTTTCAAGAAATAAACCCTAGCACTCCCTGTTACCTGAACGGAAGCGTTTCCCCGATCAGAGATTGTGATAAGCCAGGTGCTGTACGAGTAACTCCAATCCATGCTCAGATACGCGGTGGCCCCCGAGGCGACGATCGCGAACGCCGAGTCCACGATCCGCACCGCGGAGGAGGAGACGTTGACCCCGTGGAGCGTGATGTTGGACGCCACCATGTGGACCGTCCCGATGAGCGGTATATGCACCGATTTCTCGATATCGGGGAGCTGGAGCGGCGTGAGAAACTCGATCGCCTGCTCCACGAGCACGTCCTTGGCGAAGCCGATCCCCTTCTCGGAGATCACTGCGGAGATGAATGCTTCGTCGTTGGCTTGTTGGTGAGCAATGGCCCAATCGGAGGACACGGAGACAAGGAGGAGAACGAGGAGGAGCGGCGGCGCCATGAGATGTTTCGGAAGGAAACCCTAGCTCGGAGAAGCGCTTCAGTTGTTGGGAGAAGCGCTTTTGGAGGTGTagcggaggaggaagaagacgaggC includes the following:
- the LOC109711370 gene encoding putative BPI/LBP family protein At1g04970 produces the protein MAPPLLLVLLLVSVSSDWAIAHQQANDEAFISAVISEKGIGFAKDVLVEQAIEFLTPLQLPDIEKSVHIPLIGTVHMVASNITLHGVNVSSSAVRIVDSAFAIVASGATAYLSMDWSYSYSTWLITISDRGNASVQVEGMEVELTMSVTNQNGVLELTVLECGCNIEDLDITVTGGASWFYQGFVDAFHNHIRTAVENAITRRITEGVSKLDELLQKIPKKINVDKFVALNVTLVNGPLYGNSSVEFDVNGLFILLDKVPELNYLLNHPHFSLGCGGASKMLLISFDEVVFNSASAVLFQVGLMHWIVDKLPDNSILNTASWKSLIPQLYSTYPNDDMLLNISLTSSPAVRITEEKIGTTIYLDTIVNVLVGAEIVPVASISGVVTVSGIVEVSENNLAGKAELDALSLTLKWSEVGSLNISSIQAVVLDFLNNIIVPFVNSHLNRGFPFPIVHGFTLQDAYIFTSDSRIFVCSDVVNTNPILSLLVNSPFQYL